GTAATTGATGAATCCACCGAAGAACTGATCCCTGAAGATAAGAAGGGCGAAATTTCAGCCGAGCTTTGCACCAGAGGATTTTCAGTTGGTGCTGATGGAGTTATATTCGTGTCCCCATCCATAGAGGCTGATATCCGTTTCCGTATATTCAACAGTGATGGTAGTGAGGCCCAAATGTGCGGTAATGGAATTCGCTGCTTTGCCAAATACGTCTTTGAGAATGATGTTATCAAAGAGAAACAGATGAGCGTGGAGACCCTGGGAGGAATCAAAGAATTAACCTTGCAGGTCGAAAATAGTAACGTGAAATCCATAAAAGTTGACATGGGGACTGCCACCTTCAAAACCAGTGCCGTACCCATGGCCACTGATGAAGAGGAATTCATTGACCAGGAATTATTGGTTGATGGTGAACCCTTGAAACTCACTGCCATCAGTGTGGGTAACCCACATGCAATTATCTTCACTGATAACTTGGAAGATGTGGCCCTGGACCATATGGGCCCCATTATCGAGAACCACAAGGCATTTCCAGAGAGGATCAACGTGCATTTCGTTGGAGTGGTCAGCCCCCAGGAAGTGGAAATGCTCACCTGGGAACGGGGTGCTGGATTCACCATGGCCTGTGGTACTGGAGCCACCAGTACTGTTATTGCCGGTTACAAGCTAGGTCTGCTGGAAAAAAATGTTCTGGTACATCTCCCAGGAGGAGACCTAAAAATAACCGTGTACGAAAAAGACAACAAACTGGGCGGTTTTATGGAAGGAGACGCCGTTTCTGTCTTTGAAGGGATAATGGAGCTGGATTTATAACTAACCAGCCTAACCCAAAATACTTTTTTTATTTTTTGGGGAATATAATCATAAACTAAATTTGTTTCTTGGAAAAGATTCTTTTTTATGAATAAATATCTTTGAAAAATTAATATTAAAAAAATAAAAACATGAACCCGGTTTTTTTTTAATTTAACCAGGTTTTATAATGAGTATTTCAATTTCTTTTCCAATCCCATAAAATAAATGAATTAAGACTTTAATTCATCCAAGACTTCTTTCAGAACCACTGCATTATTTTGTTCGGTGTCACCCAATGTATAAACAAGGGTAATAGTCTCTTTATCCTTTTCCAAGTCCAATATTTGATCTAAGAATTCAGCTTTATCTTTCAACTCTTCTCTGTATCTGGTCTTGAACTCATCCCATTTCTGGGAATTCTGGGACAACCATCGTCGCAGATCATGGCTGGGTGCTATGTCTTTTAGCCATGCATCCATTTTTAACCTTTGTTTAGACACTCCGCGTGGCCATACTCGATCAACCATGATCCGGTAACCGTCCTTCTGGGCTGGTGACTGGTAGGCTCTTTTTATTCGAATCATTTATATCACATATGTTAGTATGTTAGACATGGTACATTATACTATGGGAAAAATTGCTGGATCGACCCAATATTATTTATTCAAATATCATTCTTCTGAATTATCATCATACAAACCCTTTCGTTTTCCAGATCCCCGGATCAGAATGGACTGCTATTACTATTATAAATAGACAAATTAGATGGATAAAGATAAAGAGAAATTAAAGAGTATAACAGTTGAAACTCAGGGGTATGAATTAATTTTGAGTGGAATAGTCACTCGGTTGACCTTTGATTATTCATTATTTAGTAAAATTGATTAAGAATTTTTTACATAAATTTTTGATTGGTAAGCAGACCCATTTTAACCCACGGAAGCTACGATTATTTGGTTAGGTGAACACATTCTCTCCTTAATTTAAGAAGCTCCTTCTTTTTATCCTGAAGGTCTTCCACCTTTTCCAGTAGTTGAGGTAGTTTGCCCTCTATGCACTCAACAGTATCGTCCTGATGTATCCAAGTGCACCCTTCACAACTCCAAACCTGCTTCTCTTTTATCCAGTGCCCCCCGGTAGATGGATCTCCACATGGATAGAAAGGACAGTAACAAAACGTGCAATTTTGAGGGTGATTATGGCAGGGATAATATTCGCAGGCAGTGTTAGAACCATTATTACCATCTCCAGCCAGATATTTCTGGTAAAATTCCTCTGCCAGAGGATGGGTTGAATAAGGTATAACATATCCTCGCGGGGTAACCATTTTACCCCCATCCACATAGGTGAAGGTGTTGCCCACCAGTAAGGTGGTGTTCATATCCACATCTTCCTCATTCAACTCATGTAAAGATACTATTCGAACCTCAGAACCTTTTTCACTGGTTTTAACTATCCCCACCGGGGTTTTGGGACTTTTAATATTGCGAAGTATTTTTAAAGCCTCGTTCAATGGCTCGGTTCTTCTCTTGCTTCGAGGGTTGTAAAATGAGATGATGAAATCCGCCTCAGCAGCAGCAGTGATCTTTCTTTTGATCTCAGAAAGAGGGGTGAGTATGTCGCTAAGGCTGATAACCGCAAAATCATGTAAAGGAGATCCTAAAAGAGCTGCAGAATAGTTTACAGCAGTAACTCCTGGAATTACTTCCACCTCCACCCCCGAGTACTTTCCCCTAATTTGATAGATTACATTTGCCATCCCATAGACACCAGGATCTCCGCTGCTTATGACCACTACCTGATATCCTTTTTTGGAATATTCAATAGCTAGTTCTGCTCGGTCCACTTCCTGACCCATGCCCTTGGAAATAACTTCTTTACCATCCAGAAGATCCTTTATCTTTCTGGTGTAGGCTCCGTATCCAATAACCACATCTGATTCTTCCAGGGCCTTAAGAGCCCTTAAAGTCATGTCTTCCCTGCAGGGCCCTATACCAACAATTTTAATCATAAATATTCACCAGTTATAGAAAATAGTTTTAATCAAGTATTGTACAGTACACGAGTGGAAGTAATGACTATAGAACCCACATCAATCTGAACACCTTTGGTTTTTGGTTTGGCCACTGCAGTGGCAGTTATACTGTAAGTTTCATTGGATTTGATGACAATAGGGCCACTGGACGCATTACCTGTTTTCCCACCAGTCTGGGAATCCTTGTATCCCATGGCAGTTATGTTAACATTGATGGTGTCTTCGTCTGTGTCCTGGTAAGTTTGAGCTGAAAGGCTCTGCAAGTTAATTCCATCAATACCAGTCTTGGTTTTCAGGGCTTCCACCACTTCATTCTCATTTACAATATTCAAATTCTTCTGAGTGGCAATTTTGGGACCCAAATTGAAAAGGGAGGCAACTCCATTTATTTGCATTTCAATGAGATCAACAGGATTGGGTGGTTGTTGAGTAACAATTGTGTAAGATGCAAATAGACCTGCCTCGAAGAATACGGCAAAGAATATTAGGAATAGGATTATCTTAACAGCCTTGGACAATTATATCACCTTAAATCGTGTGTAATGAGTTTATTTTAATATGTGAATTAAATGTTATTGAAATCTCTAATTTCTAATTATGCATTAGCTTTGATTAATCGTTAAAAGATTGGTTAATTCAATCTTTTGGAATATTTTATAGATTTAACAGGTAAGAGATAGGGATTAGCTAAATCAGGACATTACATTTAAAGGCAAAAAATATATAATCCCTATTCTATTAGTATTTTATCAATCTTACCAACCATTTATATTAAATGTTTTGGGAGAAATTGGATCTACGTTTCTATGAATATCATTCCTTATTTCATTAGCAGAAAATTTAGTCCATTTGAATACGGAGTGCATGCTAAGATAAACATTGAGAGTATTAGGAGGATATTTGATTAAACCATGAACATATGTTTATTATAAATTAAGAACAATATTTATATCGAAAACAAATTTTTAATTAGTTATAGGTCGTGTTTAATGTTTGGAATGACTAAAAAGCAGTTCTTGAAAAAAAGCAAGAATTGTTTAAAGGATACTGGAATTCAACTAATTTTAATAAGGAAAATTTTTATCAGAGAAAGTGGTGGTGAAATAGATATTGATGAAACTTATCGTGAACTGGATAACCTCAGAAAAAACATGGAAAAAATATTCTTCAGATACGAAAGACTAAGCCCACCTTCAAAGTGTAAACCACTACAAATTAAAATTCTGAAAACATTGATTATTTTTCAAGATGCTTTAGTTGCCAATTCAGAATATCTTATTCTCTCAAAAAAAGGTTTGCCCGGAGAAGCCCGTGCTGAAATGGTAAAGTCAATGGAAATGATGGAACATTTCCGAGAAAAATTTAGAAAGTTAAGTCAAAAAGTTGATTTATACCTAAGATGATGATATAATTAAAATTGAATTTGTTGTAATATTAAAATGAATTTGATGTAATCGTAATCAATGATTTGATGTAAAAATATTCAAACTAATATTACAGAAATAATGGGAATCAAATCCAATTTCCAACAATTCAGCCGGAGTGCCTATGACTGATGATATTATATTAAAATTTGCCGATGCGGAAATACTTCTTGATGAATCAGCTTACAATAAAATTAAAAGTTATGATGCGTCACCCAATCTGGTGGATTCACTCATCAAACATATGACTATTTCCTCCCCCGAAATGATGGTCCTCACTGGTAAAGTAGTGGATGATTATCTTGGCCAATCAACAAGTGCAATGATTGGTTCAACCTATTCCAATAATCAGCGTGCTCAAATGAAACTGGTACCCCAGGATTTCGATTTCCACATACTTAAAGATGCCAGTCACAAATCTTACACCAATGGAGAAATCAAGGATCTTTCCAGTTACTTCAAAAGCCGATACCATAAACTAAGGGAACTGTTAACCTACAAAAGAGAACTTAAAGACAGTTATTCAATTAAAGAAGCCATGAGCCGTGACGATGTGATTAAAATTGTGGGTATGGTCAATGATGTACGTTACACAAAAAATAATCATAAAATCATTGAAATAGAGGATGAAAGTGGTAGTGCCACCGTACTAATACATAAAGAAAATCATGAAGTCTTTGAGCAATCAGAAACATTATTGAAGGACGAAGTTATTGGAATTATAGGTAGCAGGAAAGGCACCCTGATAATGGCCAGTGCACTGGTAAATCCAGGAGTACCCCGTATTGATGAAAAACCGATGGACTTTGCCACCGTGTTCTTAAGCGACATTCACATCGGCAGCTCCACCTTCCTGGACAAAGCCTTTGACCGGTTTATCAAATGGATAAATGGGGATTTCGGGGATGATAACCAGCAAGAGATTGCCAACAACGTGAAGTACGTGGTGGTGGCCGGGGATATAGTGGATGGTATTGGAGTCTACCCCCACCAGGACAAAGAACTGACCATAAAAGATATCCACCAACAGTATGAAGAAGCGGCACGATTATTTGGTGAGATAAGCCATGTCAAAATCATAATAGCCCCAGGGAACCACGATGCCAGTCGTCTGGCAGAGCCACAACCAGCCATACCCGAAGATTATGCTAAAGGTCTTTACGAACTTAAAAACCTGGAATTCGTTAGTAACCCTGCCATGGTAAGCTTGGATGGTATTAAAGTCCTCATATATCATGGACGTAGCTTTGACGATATAGCCATGACTGTTAAGGGCATGAGTCACCAGCAATCCGATCTTATAATGAAGGAACTCATGGAAAAAAGACACCTAGCACCTATCTACGGGGAGCGAACGCCATTAGCATCTGAAATAGAAGACCATTTAGTCATTGAAGAAATTCCAGATGTTTTACACACCGGACACGTTCATATTAACAGTTACAAAAGATACAAAGGTGTGCACCTGATTAACAGCGGCACCTTCCAGTCCCAAACCGAATTCCAGAAGATCTACAACATCGTACCTACCTGTGCCCAGGTACCGGTAATAAATAATGGAAGTCTTAAAATGCTGGACTTCAGTTAAAATCATCTCTTTAAAAAAGATCAATTAGAATAATAAGTGATTTGGAGATTAAATTTATGAACCACACTTCTTTAACCAGTGAAATATGTGAAATCGCTCATTATCTTTACAATAAAGGGCTGACACCAGGTAAATCCGGAAATATTAGTGCCCGTTTCCAGGATACTGTGGCCATAACTCCCCGCGGAGTTTCATTGGGACAGGTCAGAGAAGATGAAATAGTACTGTTAAACATGGAAGGAGATATACTGGCTGGTGGTGCAAATCCATCATCAGAACTCCATCTTCACCTGGAAGTATATAAAAACAAAAATGTTCAGGGAATAGTTCACACTCATTCAGCATACGCCACTGGTTTTGCAATGTCAGGTAAGAAAATTGAACGTTTAGAAGGTTTTGGGGAACTAAAGATGCCTTTCCTAAAAATGGTGGACTATGCTCAGCCAGGAACCATGAAACTAGCCCAACTAGTTGGTAAAGCTCTCAAAGAAGAAGATGTGATTATTCTAGAAAGACACGGGGTGGTTGCAACTGGAGAAAACCTCACAGAAGCAGCACTTTTAGCTGAATTCGTGGAAGAAACTGCTAAAATCCAATTCATCTCACGAGTTTTAAGTAATATGGAGTTCTAGCCTGATTCTAATATGAAAAACAAGACCCCCCGAATTAATATTTTTAATCTGGAAAAAAATTAATTAATAATTGTAAAAATAATAAATAAGTATATTTTGATTTTTTTAAAGCTCATTATGTATTTAAAGGTCAATTTTTTTAAAAAAAGAATATTTTATAGCAAAAAAATTATTTTAAATAATTCCTAGAAGGTAAACTTCAAGTGTAACCTTCTAAAAATAAGAAATTTAAATTTATTCACGTACTGATTCTAATTCACTTAAAACATTCCATATCAGGGTTCTTGCATGAATTGGGATGTTAGGATCGTTGCTTATTTCGTCTAAGATGGATATAACCGTACTGGCCCGGACAGTGGGTTCATTATCATCCTGCGATAACAAATTCTTAGATTCTTCAGCGGCCCTCCTAATATTCCTAGGCACGCTTGTGTCCCCCATAATATGCTTTAAAATCTGATTACAACGTTCAAATGATTCTGTACTCATAATAATGCCTCCATTGAGTTAATTGTGCTTAAAATGGTAATTCATAAAAAGCCTTATCCAAGTTTCTTTATATTTTGAGCTTTAAAAAGGTTTTGGTGAGAAAAGTTAAAAAACTAGTGGCAAGTTCTTAAAATGATATTAAAAGCCAATAATAACGTTTAAATAAAATATTTTTATAAAATATTTGATTTAACCAATTTAATCCCTTGAGACTGCGATTGCAACTGTAACACCATTGTATGCAGATTTTTTCAGAACAAGACGTGATTGTTTACCAGCCCGGATTAGAGCTACAGGCTCAGAAACACCAGGCACTCCAAATTCACGCTTCACAAGATTAGAAGGAGTGCAATCAACGTTCTCAAATCCTGCAATTTCATTTAAAGACAGTATTTCCAGTGGTAAATTGGATTGAGAAGCAACAGTAATAATACCTTCTTCATCTTTTTTGACATCAGCAGTGGCCAATGCATCCAATCGCTCAAATGGTAAGTGCAGGTGTTGGAGCGCGGATCGAATTGCAAAAAAAACTTGATCAACCGTAACTCCCTTTTTACTACCCAGACCCGCCACCATTCTCTTAGGATGTAAATCCAGACACTTATTTGATCCTCCCTCCGATGGAAAATCATTACAAAATAAAGAAACACGTAAGAATGATTCATCCCAGGTTTGAATCTGGTAAGATCTGTTTATGAGGGGATGATTGGTTAAAAATTGAAAACGTTTTGGTAGATATAGTTCAACTTTCACATCGTCAGCAATTAACTGGTTAACTTCTTTAATGAGATGAGGTTGTTCAACTTGTAACCAGTACTGATAGGCTAAGGTATCAATGCCCAGCTTACCTTTTAAATCAGTGGCTGTGGTTATGACTGGAACCGCACCTATTAATCCGGCAATTTTAATTGAAAAATGATTAGCCCCTCCCAAATGACCTGATAATAAACTGATAACATGTTTTTTATTTTCAGAAACTACCAGAACCGCAGGATCCGTTAACTTGGACTTGATAAGAGGGCAGATGGTCCTGACCATGATCCCAGTGGCCATTATAGCAACCCAACAGTCATAATCGTAGAATGAAGATTTTAAAGTATCTTTAACGTTTTTATGGAATACGTCAACTTTCATAACTGTGGGATCATTCTTTAAAACTTGTGCCATTTCACTGGCAATGGTACTCCCTTCTTTAGTCACACTGATAATTGCAAATCTCATAGAATCACATATAGAATTTTGGTATAGAAGTTAATTGAATAATAATTTAAAACATTCATGAAACATAACTTAGAATCGGTTGGGATAAAACTGAGACTTGGAGAATTCATTTAATGTTAATTCATTTAATGTTAATTCATTTAATGTTAATTCATTTAATGTTAATTCATTTAATGTTAATTGTTTATTATTTACATCCATCCTATTTTCAAAGGATGATTCAAAGGCCTGATTAAATTTTGAAATTATAATTTTTAAAATTAGATTGGAAAAAATGGAAGATTATGTGGAATATGATTTAGAATATAATTTTAGAATACGATTATTAGAATTGGAATTGCAAATATAATTAATAGAAAAATTACCACTGTAATCATAGTTAATTTAACGGCCTTTTTTATCATTTCAGGGGTTAATCCATTTTTAGGGCGTCCGAGGATGTATACATTGGGTTTAATCAGTTGAATATCCAGAGCTCCTGCAGCTGCAGCCATTGGATATCCCGAGTTTGGGCTTGGTGTTTTTCGTGCATCAGCTAACATAACCTGCCAGGAAGATTTGTAATTTAAACCCATTAACAAAGCGGATATTATTATTAATAAACCCGTGGCTCTGGCAGGGATATAATTAATAACATCATCCAACCTTGCAGGAAACCATCCAATATCAATATTTTGAGGGTCTTTATAACCCACCATTGCATCCAAAGTATTCACCACCCGAAATGAAACTCCGGCCATGACCCCGAAGAGAAGGGGAAAATGAAAATCAGAAGATCTCAGTCCACTCAGCCCTAAAAAATTTAAAAATGGATAAATTACATTGTCCCCCATGGTTATTATCAGAAGAGTTCCCACTGACCCACAGAGGAATATGTAAAAAAGAGGACTGATAATGGAATCTGTGATATTTTCAGTTAGAGTTTCAATTGCAGCGGAAACCACCCCCTCTAATGATAATTGAGAAGTTTTACGACTGACTAAATATGAAACAAAAATTCTAGCTTTATCTAAATCTATATTTAATGATGAATACACTTCAAGTACAGATTTTATCAGAGATTTGATTGCAAAAGTTGTTGAAAGGATTATTGAAACCACTGCCAAGTAAATAATGTTGTTGAATGAAGAAATATATAAAATCATGATAATAAGTAAATTAAAGGTGATGAGAATGATTAAAGTCATTAAGAAACCTGATAATCTTTTTTTATTTTTACCAGTATTCGTTAAAAAATTACGAATTTTTGTTATAGATTTACCCATCCAAACCACAGGATGAATTGATACTGGCAACTCTCCTAAAGTTAAATCAATGAAAACAGCTGCAAAAATCACGATTAGAAGTTCAATTTCCATGGGTTTACCTCAACTAGCAAACTTGAATTACCACATTATTTGTTTTTCTTAAATCTAATTCTTATAAAGCTATTACTTTTTAATGTTGTTGGATGAAGAGTGTATCATTCTATTTAGCCTATCATAAAGGTTTAAAATGATATTCAAACGCAATATAGGAAGTAGTTTTTTATTTTGAAAAAATAGCTTCCAATGAGTAAGACGGTGATTTCAAGTGTAACTTTTCTTAAAGATGTTACACTGTAAAAAACTGAAAAAATATTTGCAGGTGAGAAAAAAGTGGCTGTTAGTAATTCATGACATGAACTGATGATATAAATCGATTTGATATTCTTATTATTCAAAGAGTAAGACATGAGTTGCAAGTGTAACTATCAAGATGTTCCCTCAAAAAACAAATGGAATCAGAGATAGATTTCAAGTGTAATCATATACTAAAAGTTAGTCTAATTGAACAAAGATTGAATTTGATCAAAAGTGATACATCTATTTCAAATGTAATTTTTTACAATTATTATATCCTAATAAAAAATGAATTAAAAAAATGGACTAGTCAATATTAAATATTGTGAGAGATCAATTGCAAGTGTAAAAATAATAAAAATATAATTAAATATTATTATTTATATAGTATCTATAAAATTATTAAAGATTTAAACAAGAATATGGTATTAATTTTTTTAATCATTTGATTTTATATTACGTTCTTGCATACTTTCCTGTGTTTCAAATTATTATAAATTCAGTTTTTATTTTGTTTTATTTGATTTTTAATACGTCTTTTTTGAAAATACTATATTTTAAGGCAAATTTTAATCTATATAATTATTATACTTATTTATTTCAGGTCTTATTATTGTAAAACCCATTTAGTCGTTTTTTTTATTCTTTTAATCTATTATCTTTCATTATCTTTTATTATTCTTTTTTATTTTTTAAATAAATTAATTATATGTATTTTATTATTACTTTACTTGATCTATATTCGTTTTTTTACAGTTGAAATTGATCTCTCTTTCTATTTTACATAAATGATCATTTTTCTTTTTTACACTTGAAATGCACCTCTCCCAAAACCATACAACATTCCTAATTTTTAAATCGTTTTTTCATTCACTTGAAATACATCTTTCCAGCAAGATTTGATTTTTATGTTAGATTTTTTTTTACACTTGAAATTGACCTCTCACCATACCATTAATATAGGATTAGTTACTTACACTTGAAACGCACCTTCACTTTGTAAATCATGATGATTTTTTTACACTTGAAACCACCCTCTCTTGGGTTCAACGTATCAATGTAAAATGAAAATCTCATGTTGCCTTATGTTTTGGTGAAATTCCCTAGATTAAAGTCCGGATTCAAATCATAAAACTAAAATATAACTCATTACTTTGTAATACTGGTTTAAATTCTATTTAATTATTATCCAGTGTTCAAATCCATGAAATTGACGTGATTTGATAAATGATTTGGGATTAAAATAATTAATCGTATTAGATGACTAATAATGTTATACATGAGATGATCCAGTTGGGGTGACTGGTATTTTCCCCATGTATTTGAGTTAACAATTATAGTTGCAACGTTTCAATTTGAATTAGGGACTTAAAATGTATTTTTATTATAAGAAGTGGTATTTATGAATATTTTTGAGGAATTGGGCGACAAAAATTCAGTTTTTAAATGTAAAAAGTTTTTAGACCATAGATTTCTACCTGATAATTTACCTCACCGTGAGGATCAGATCAAATCTGTGGCTAAATATTGGGTTGAAGCATTGAAAAATGTAACACCCCCGGATGTCACTGTTTATGGTAAGACTGGTACTGGGAAAACTGCTGTGGCCAAGTTTGCCAAGAAACAGCTGGACCAGATATCTAAGGAGAAAAATGTGAATGTACGGGTAGAATACATTCGTTGCACTGATTTCACCACGGAATACCAAGTTATTGCTCGTTTATGTCAGCAGATGGGTCAAGATGTTCCTTACCGTGGTTGGACTAAAGCTGAAGTTATAAATGCCTTTCGTAATCTTTTCAAGAAGAATGTTTTTGGTAATGACTTGATTTTAATTATAATCCTGGATGAGATTGATATTCTGTTGAAAAATGATGGTGATGGACTGCTTTACACTCTTACCCGGACTGATAATGTTTCCATAGCTTCCATCAGTAACTTTGTGGATTTCAAACAGTTCATCAAGCCCCGTGTGCGAAGCAGTCTACGTGACAGGGAGATCGTTTTCCCACCTTACAATGCCCAGCAACTGGTGGACATCCTACAAGAACGTTCAAAATTGTCATTCAACGATGGAGTGCTCCATGATGAAGTCATACCACTTTGTGCAGCTCTGGCGGCTAAAGAAGAGGGTGATGCACGTTATGCCCTTGATTTACTGCGAACTTCCGGTGAACTTGCAGATGAAAAGAGCACAGACATGGTTTATGAAGAATACGTTCGGGAGGCCAAGGATCAAATCGAACACAACAAGGTCACTGATATTGTAATGACCCTTCCCAGTCAGCAACAGAAGGTACTGGAATCCCTAATATACCTCACCAACCGTAAGGAAGAAATTACCTCTGGAAGATTATACGATGTTTACAAGGATATAACTAAGGGAGATTCTGTTTCATACCGCAGAATCTTCGATTTTATAAATGAATTGGAAATGTTAGGACTTATATCCACAAAAACAGTATCCAGGGGTAGAGGTAAGGGAAGAACAAATCTCATCACCCTTCAGTGTGACATGGAACTTTTGGAAGATGCAATGTGGACTGGTTAAACAACCCACCTCCTATCTTTTTTTATCCATTTCATTTCTCAGTATCATAATTTTTTAGAATTAAGATTTAATAATTAAATTAAGATTGAATAAAACGAGAAATTGTCTAAAATAATTCATTTTAAATTAAATATCCATCAGGGTGTCTGATCTAGTGTGAAAATTCACCAACTTTATGACTTTGATTTCAAACACAAACAAGTATTTGGATTTCCCGGATAAAAGTACAATTGAATATTGACTATATATTAAAAATAGGCCTTAAGAATCGGAATATTTATTAATAATGGGATATAATATTTTATTGGCTGATAAAAATGAATATCCCGTTAAATCCCGATTCAAAAGACCCTATTTGGACTCTGTTTGGTAAAGTAATTAAACTTATCGATAGTAGAAGTTTTCAGCAAGAATTGGCTCGAAACAAGCTACAAAGCATAGAACGATATCAAACTATGCTAAAAATAATATTATTAGCATCATATTTTAATTTAGAAGTATCACATGTTCACTC
This DNA window, taken from Methanobacterium subterraneum, encodes the following:
- the dapF gene encoding diaminopimelate epimerase — its product is MSDRIILLFHKMHGLGNDYVVIDESTEELIPEDKKGEISAELCTRGFSVGADGVIFVSPSIEADIRFRIFNSDGSEAQMCGNGIRCFAKYVFENDVIKEKQMSVETLGGIKELTLQVENSNVKSIKVDMGTATFKTSAVPMATDEEEFIDQELLVDGEPLKLTAISVGNPHAIIFTDNLEDVALDHMGPIIENHKAFPERINVHFVGVVSPQEVEMLTWERGAGFTMACGTGATSTVIAGYKLGLLEKNVLVHLPGGDLKITVYEKDNKLGGFMEGDAVSVFEGIMELDL
- a CDS encoding DUF488 domain-containing protein — protein: MIRIKRAYQSPAQKDGYRIMVDRVWPRGVSKQRLKMDAWLKDIAPSHDLRRWLSQNSQKWDEFKTRYREELKDKAEFLDQILDLEKDKETITLVYTLGDTEQNNAVVLKEVLDELKS
- the cobJ gene encoding precorrin-3B C(17)-methyltransferase → MIKIVGIGPCREDMTLRALKALEESDVVIGYGAYTRKIKDLLDGKEVISKGMGQEVDRAELAIEYSKKGYQVVVISSGDPGVYGMANVIYQIRGKYSGVEVEVIPGVTAVNYSAALLGSPLHDFAVISLSDILTPLSEIKRKITAAAEADFIISFYNPRSKRRTEPLNEALKILRNIKSPKTPVGIVKTSEKGSEVRIVSLHELNEEDVDMNTTLLVGNTFTYVDGGKMVTPRGYVIPYSTHPLAEEFYQKYLAGDGNNGSNTACEYYPCHNHPQNCTFCYCPFYPCGDPSTGGHWIKEKQVWSCEGCTWIHQDDTVECIEGKLPQLLEKVEDLQDKKKELLKLRRECVHLTK
- a CDS encoding DNA-directed DNA polymerase II small subunit — translated: MTDDIILKFADAEILLDESAYNKIKSYDASPNLVDSLIKHMTISSPEMMVLTGKVVDDYLGQSTSAMIGSTYSNNQRAQMKLVPQDFDFHILKDASHKSYTNGEIKDLSSYFKSRYHKLRELLTYKRELKDSYSIKEAMSRDDVIKIVGMVNDVRYTKNNHKIIEIEDESGSATVLIHKENHEVFEQSETLLKDEVIGIIGSRKGTLIMASALVNPGVPRIDEKPMDFATVFLSDIHIGSSTFLDKAFDRFIKWINGDFGDDNQQEIANNVKYVVVAGDIVDGIGVYPHQDKELTIKDIHQQYEEAARLFGEISHVKIIIAPGNHDASRLAEPQPAIPEDYAKGLYELKNLEFVSNPAMVSLDGIKVLIYHGRSFDDIAMTVKGMSHQQSDLIMKELMEKRHLAPIYGERTPLASEIEDHLVIEEIPDVLHTGHVHINSYKRYKGVHLINSGTFQSQTEFQKIYNIVPTCAQVPVINNGSLKMLDFS
- a CDS encoding class II aldolase/adducin family protein yields the protein MNHTSLTSEICEIAHYLYNKGLTPGKSGNISARFQDTVAITPRGVSLGQVREDEIVLLNMEGDILAGGANPSSELHLHLEVYKNKNVQGIVHTHSAYATGFAMSGKKIERLEGFGELKMPFLKMVDYAQPGTMKLAQLVGKALKEEDVIILERHGVVATGENLTEAALLAEFVEETAKIQFISRVLSNMEF
- a CDS encoding UPF0147 family protein, with the translated sequence MSTESFERCNQILKHIMGDTSVPRNIRRAAEESKNLLSQDDNEPTVRASTVISILDEISNDPNIPIHARTLIWNVLSELESVRE
- a CDS encoding cobalt-precorrin 5A hydrolase, which gives rise to MRFAIISVTKEGSTIASEMAQVLKNDPTVMKVDVFHKNVKDTLKSSFYDYDCWVAIMATGIMVRTICPLIKSKLTDPAVLVVSENKKHVISLLSGHLGGANHFSIKIAGLIGAVPVITTATDLKGKLGIDTLAYQYWLQVEQPHLIKEVNQLIADDVKVELYLPKRFQFLTNHPLINRSYQIQTWDESFLRVSLFCNDFPSEGGSNKCLDLHPKRMVAGLGSKKGVTVDQVFFAIRSALQHLHLPFERLDALATADVKKDEEGIITVASQSNLPLEILSLNEIAGFENVDCTPSNLVKREFGVPGVSEPVALIRAGKQSRLVLKKSAYNGVTVAIAVSRD
- a CDS encoding cobalamin biosynthesis protein; translated protein: MEIELLIVIFAAVFIDLTLGELPVSIHPVVWMGKSITKIRNFLTNTGKNKKRLSGFLMTLIILITFNLLIIMILYISSFNNIIYLAVVSIILSTTFAIKSLIKSVLEVYSSLNIDLDKARIFVSYLVSRKTSQLSLEGVVSAAIETLTENITDSIISPLFYIFLCGSVGTLLIITMGDNVIYPFLNFLGLSGLRSSDFHFPLLFGVMAGVSFRVVNTLDAMVGYKDPQNIDIGWFPARLDDVINYIPARATGLLIIISALLMGLNYKSSWQVMLADARKTPSPNSGYPMAAAAGALDIQLIKPNVYILGRPKNGLTPEMIKKAVKLTMITVVIFLLIIFAIPILIIVF
- a CDS encoding orc1/cdc6 family replication initiation protein; translation: MNIFEELGDKNSVFKCKKFLDHRFLPDNLPHREDQIKSVAKYWVEALKNVTPPDVTVYGKTGTGKTAVAKFAKKQLDQISKEKNVNVRVEYIRCTDFTTEYQVIARLCQQMGQDVPYRGWTKAEVINAFRNLFKKNVFGNDLILIIILDEIDILLKNDGDGLLYTLTRTDNVSIASISNFVDFKQFIKPRVRSSLRDREIVFPPYNAQQLVDILQERSKLSFNDGVLHDEVIPLCAALAAKEEGDARYALDLLRTSGELADEKSTDMVYEEYVREAKDQIEHNKVTDIVMTLPSQQQKVLESLIYLTNRKEEITSGRLYDVYKDITKGDSVSYRRIFDFINELEMLGLISTKTVSRGRGKGRTNLITLQCDMELLEDAMWTG